Below is a window of Fulvitalea axinellae DNA.
TTTGACAATTTCTGTGGTGCTCTATATCCCAGAAACTAATACCCTAATTCTCATATGCTCAAAATTCGGTATCCCGAATGAGATTCGTTTGTAGTACCGAATCATGTTATTCAAGCCTTCGGTCATTGCGTTAGTCACTCCGGTTTGAGTGAAAGCCCATATCTGAGTGCGCCAGCGACAAAGGGTCTTAACAAATCTGTTGAACCCTTTTTGGTTCACGTCCCGTGCTTTTTCGATCCATTGGTCCAATCGTTTCTCGTCGGATACCTTGGTTTCTGAAAAGTCCATGATCTCCAAAAATTCGTTCCGTAGGTCATAGGCGTCTTTCAATAAGGCGGAATCCCGGAACGCCCGACCCAAAGATTCCCGTTGCCGGGAACAACAATGGTCAGGACGTTTAAAAAGGGCCCATTTTATATTCTTGAAACAGTCCGTGTCTTTGTGTTCTTTTCGCAACTTTTTCCTGATTCCGTCTAATGAATCGTTCAGGGATTTGACGACATGAAAATAATCGATGACTACCGCAGCGTTGGGAAAACAAGCCTCGCACACATCAATGTAGGGCCTCCATATATCGCAGGCGACAACCTCTATCCTCCGCATGAATCCGTTGCCAAGAGACTGGAAATGAGACCTAATCGTTTCTTTTTTCCGGTCTTTGAGAATGTCGAGGTGAATGCCCCGTTCCAAGTCCGTAAGCACGCAAACATAGTCTTTCTTCCCTTTTCGGTGCGCCAATTCGTCAATGCCCAATTTTCTGACGCGGGCGTACCTGCCAAGCAAATCGACGGCTTTGTTTGCGTGCCGAAAATATATTCTCTCCACCGTCTTATGGCAAGCGTTGACCAAAGCGGCGACCTCGCTGAACGATTGTTTGGCGCAAAGTTCGAAGATCCATTTTGATTGCCTGTCGGTATGGGATTTTCCGGACGAGGCCCATTCAGGCCTGTGAAGAAAGTATCTCCCGCAACCTTCACAAACAAACTGGGGAACCCGGACGTGAAGCCAAACCTCTTTTCCGCTGATGCTCAAGTCTTGGTATTTATGCAGACTGTATTGGTTGATTGTTTCTCTTTTCTTAAGACAAACGGGACACTTGGACGCCTTCACGGTAATTTGGCAGTGAATACCTATCTTCTTTGGACCGTGCACTACAGATTCCACCTTCAGATAAGGTAGGTGCAGAATTGACCCGTAAAATTCTTCTTCCGTCATTTTGCAAAGAGACTACTTTCCACAGAAATTGTCAAAGCACCAAAACCTTAAGGGGAATAAGGGCATAGATTCCAAATAGACAACATAAAGCGAAACCAAAATAGCGTT
It encodes the following:
- a CDS encoding ISL3 family transposase; protein product: MTEEEFYGSILHLPYLKVESVVHGPKKIGIHCQITVKASKCPVCLKKRETINQYSLHKYQDLSISGKEVWLHVRVPQFVCEGCGRYFLHRPEWASSGKSHTDRQSKWIFELCAKQSFSEVAALVNACHKTVERIYFRHANKAVDLLGRYARVRKLGIDELAHRKGKKDYVCVLTDLERGIHLDILKDRKKETIRSHFQSLGNGFMRRIEVVACDIWRPYIDVCEACFPNAAVVIDYFHVVKSLNDSLDGIRKKLRKEHKDTDCFKNIKWALFKRPDHCCSRQRESLGRAFRDSALLKDAYDLRNEFLEIMDFSETKVSDEKRLDQWIEKARDVNQKGFNRFVKTLCRWRTQIWAFTQTGVTNAMTEGLNNMIRYYKRISFGIPNFEHMRIRVLVSGI